A genomic window from Marispirochaeta aestuarii includes:
- the nrdR gene encoding transcriptional regulator NrdR, whose protein sequence is MRCPHCHEVEDRVVESRQNASGTSIRRRRECLSCGYRFTSYERIEEKPLMVIKRDGRREPFSMDKIEQGIQRSMQKRPVSQKDIEEMLHAIEDEAALISKNSREIRAEEIGEMVLKKLYELDGVAYVRFASVYRMFDNVDEFINEIEKLTR, encoded by the coding sequence ATGCGCTGTCCTCATTGCCACGAAGTGGAAGATCGCGTTGTTGAGTCCCGGCAGAATGCCAGCGGTACGTCCATACGTCGCCGACGGGAGTGTCTGTCCTGCGGGTATCGCTTTACCTCTTACGAGCGCATAGAAGAAAAGCCTCTTATGGTGATCAAGAGGGACGGACGCCGGGAACCGTTCAGCATGGACAAGATCGAACAGGGTATACAGCGGTCCATGCAGAAGCGTCCTGTTTCCCAGAAGGATATCGAGGAGATGCTTCACGCCATAGAGGACGAAGCAGCTTTGATATCCAAGAACAGCAGGGAGATCCGTGCCGAGGAGATCGGTGAGATGGTGCTGAAGAAACTCTATGAACTTGACGGAGTTGCCTATGTGCGTTTTGCCTCGGTGTACCGCATGTTTGACAATGTCGATGAGTTCATAAACGAGATCGAAAAGCTTACCCGCTAG